In Caldicellulosiruptor obsidiansis OB47, a single window of DNA contains:
- a CDS encoding TIGR03915 family putative DNA repair protein, producing MDKIFLYDGTFEGFMCVAFHIISEGIDKDRAIIVSKNEYQPMFVDSIREVQNDLKTFLAMRKGIIEKADSSVFKKIYYAFLSDTKDKEGYILRYLFFVFEHGKRIKYLYSDDLVNAVEKMAKNVSREIGKYMGLMRFCETDKGFLYAKFEPKNDIIKPIAYFFKNRLNEFYWAIHDVKRNKVAIYDRKKVQFLTCDNLKLKVTHQDEMFQMLWKNYFKAVAIEERKNLKLQQQNMPKKYWKYLVEKN from the coding sequence GTGGACAAAATATTTTTGTATGACGGAACATTCGAAGGTTTTATGTGTGTGGCATTTCACATAATTTCTGAAGGTATAGATAAAGATAGGGCTATAATTGTTTCAAAAAATGAGTACCAACCAATGTTCGTAGATAGTATAAGAGAGGTTCAAAATGATTTAAAAACGTTTTTGGCAATGAGGAAGGGCATAATTGAAAAAGCTGATAGCAGTGTTTTCAAAAAGATTTACTATGCATTTTTATCAGATACTAAGGACAAAGAGGGTTATATTTTGAGATATCTATTTTTTGTATTCGAGCATGGCAAAAGGATAAAGTATCTTTACAGTGATGATTTAGTAAATGCAGTTGAAAAGATGGCAAAAAACGTTAGCAGGGAAATAGGAAAGTACATGGGGCTTATGAGGTTTTGTGAGACAGATAAAGGGTTTCTTTACGCCAAGTTTGAACCCAAAAACGACATTATAAAACCAATTGCATATTTTTTTAAAAATAGACTGAATGAATTTTACTGGGCTATCCATGATGTGAAGCGAAACAAAGTTGCTATTTACGATAGAAAAAAAGTTCAGTTTTTAACTTGTGACAACCTAAAATTGAAAGTGACTCATCAAGATGAGATGTTTCAGATGCTGTGGAAGAATTATTTTAAAGCAGTGGCAATTGAAGAACGGAAAAATTTGAAACTTCAGCAACAAAACATGCCTAAAAAATACTGGAAGTATCTTGTAGAAAAAAATTAG
- a CDS encoding putative DNA modification/repair radical SAM protein, whose protein sequence is MDILEKLEVLGAAAKYDVSCASSGSKREKHFGFGSTFSAGICHSWTDDGRCISLLKVLFTNECIFDCAYCINRRSNDIKRATFTPQEIAELTINFYKRNYIEGLFLSSAIKNSPDWTMEMLFRTVWLLRYKYQFNGYIHVKAIPYASLDLIKKTGFLADRMSVNIELPSEKSLRLLCPNKTKESILKPMEFITKVAEEEKNFVSAGQSTQMIIGATDDSDYKIINLSQHLYKKFKLKRVYYSAYTPVNHDPRILKVESPPLLREHRLYQADWLIRVYNFSADELFKSKDENLDLEVDPKVMWALRNLDRFPVEVNRASYEELIRVPGIGIKSARRIIKNRVFHSLEFEDLKKMGVVLKRAKYFITCNGKTFERFLIDLEPEKIKQKLTDKNSLQRPQQLSFFDREVFTSVITGEI, encoded by the coding sequence ATGGATATACTTGAAAAACTTGAGGTGCTTGGTGCTGCTGCAAAGTATGATGTTTCGTGCGCGTCAAGTGGAAGCAAAAGGGAAAAGCATTTTGGATTTGGCTCAACATTTTCTGCAGGTATTTGCCACAGCTGGACAGATGATGGGCGTTGTATCTCCCTTTTGAAAGTTCTATTTACAAATGAATGTATTTTTGACTGTGCTTACTGTATTAACAGAAGAAGCAATGATATAAAAAGGGCAACATTTACGCCTCAGGAAATTGCTGAGCTGACCATAAACTTTTATAAGCGAAACTATATAGAGGGTCTTTTTTTGAGCTCTGCCATCAAAAATTCTCCTGACTGGACAATGGAGATGCTTTTTCGAACAGTCTGGCTTTTGAGATATAAATACCAGTTCAATGGATATATTCATGTTAAAGCTATTCCCTATGCATCGCTTGATTTAATAAAAAAAACCGGATTTTTGGCTGACAGAATGAGCGTCAATATTGAACTTCCATCTGAAAAAAGCTTAAGGCTTCTCTGTCCCAATAAAACAAAAGAGAGTATATTAAAGCCCATGGAGTTTATAACAAAAGTAGCTGAAGAAGAGAAAAATTTTGTATCGGCCGGTCAGAGCACTCAGATGATCATTGGTGCAACAGATGACAGTGATTATAAAATAATCAACTTAAGCCAGCACCTTTACAAGAAGTTTAAGCTCAAAAGGGTATACTATTCTGCATACACGCCTGTAAATCACGACCCAAGAATATTGAAAGTGGAGAGTCCACCGCTTTTGCGTGAACACAGACTCTATCAGGCAGACTGGCTGATAAGGGTTTATAACTTTTCTGCTGATGAGCTTTTTAAAAGCAAGGATGAAAACCTGGACCTTGAAGTTGACCCGAAAGTGATGTGGGCGCTCAGAAATCTTGATAGGTTTCCTGTAGAGGTGAACAGAGCAAGCTATGAAGAACTCATAAGAGTGCCGGGAATCGGTATAAAAAGTGCAAGGAGGATAATAAAAAACAGGGTATTTCATTCTCTGGAGTTTGAGGATTTAAAAAAGATGGGTGTTGTTCTAAAAAGAGCAAAATATTTTATAACATGCAACGGCAAGACATTTGAAAGGTTTTTGATTGATTTAGAACCTGAGAAAATAAAGCAAAAACTCACAGATAAAAATTCTTTACAAAGACCTCAGCAGCTTTCCTTTTTTGATAGGGAAGTATTTACATCTGTGATAACAGGGGAGATTTAA
- a CDS encoding beta-galactosidase, translated as MGKIKLKKFLHGGDYNPDQWTEDVWEKDIEFMKYYNVNAVSMPIFSWAQLQPNEDEFTFEWLDKIINKLYSNGIHVILATPTASQPAWLSKKYPDVLPVDIHGRKRKHGARQNYCPNSPNFKNAVRRIVEEMAKRYKDHPAVIMWHISNEYGPYCYCENCAKAFRQWLKDRYKTLDELNKRWNTAFWGHTFYDWDEIEVPSYLNEEYEYLPGRQKSSFQGLSLDYKRFMSDSLLNLYKMEVEIIKKYMPDVPVTTNLMGPFKPLDYHKWAKHMDIVSWDNYPSIKDAPSSVAFKHDLMRGLKRDQSFILMEQTPSQTNWQWYNSAKRPGMIRLLSYHAIAHGADSVLYFQWRQSVASCEKFHSAMVPHVGHLETRVSKELKKIGDELLLLDEILESTTKSEVALLFDWENWWALEESMGFRNDISYLEHVDAYYRALYKLKTNVDVVDPKEDLTRYKLVVAPLLYLLDEESAKNIENYVKNGGIFITTYLSGLVDENDRVILGGYPGWFRKLCGIWVEEIDALFPDMKNAIILEKPIGMLDGKYECDFICDVIHLEGARALAHYEQDYYSKMPAVVENDYGNGKAIYIGTRPEQRFIEGLVKFYAEKAGVQPILPVPEGVEVTKREKNGNEYVFLLNFNGYDVNIELKDEYYELITQKVLGGKATLASKEVMILRRLKG; from the coding sequence ATGGGCAAAATCAAGCTGAAAAAATTTTTGCACGGTGGAGACTACAATCCTGACCAGTGGACAGAGGATGTGTGGGAAAAGGACATTGAATTTATGAAATACTATAACGTAAATGCAGTTTCTATGCCAATATTTTCATGGGCACAGCTTCAGCCAAATGAAGATGAATTTACATTTGAATGGCTTGATAAAATAATCAATAAGCTCTATTCAAATGGGATACATGTCATCTTGGCAACACCTACAGCTTCTCAGCCAGCATGGCTCTCTAAAAAGTATCCTGACGTGTTGCCTGTTGACATTCATGGGAGAAAAAGAAAACATGGAGCAAGGCAGAACTACTGTCCCAACAGTCCAAACTTCAAAAATGCAGTGAGAAGAATTGTTGAAGAGATGGCAAAAAGGTATAAAGACCATCCTGCAGTTATAATGTGGCATATCAGTAACGAATATGGTCCTTACTGCTACTGTGAAAACTGTGCGAAAGCCTTTAGACAGTGGCTAAAAGATAGATATAAAACATTGGATGAGCTTAACAAGAGATGGAACACAGCTTTCTGGGGACATACATTTTATGATTGGGATGAGATAGAAGTTCCATCGTATCTGAACGAGGAATATGAATATTTGCCTGGAAGACAGAAAAGCTCATTCCAGGGACTTTCGCTTGATTACAAGAGGTTTATGTCAGACAGCCTTCTAAATCTTTATAAAATGGAAGTTGAGATTATCAAAAAATACATGCCAGATGTCCCTGTTACAACAAACTTGATGGGACCGTTCAAACCTCTTGACTATCACAAATGGGCAAAACATATGGACATTGTATCATGGGACAATTACCCTTCGATAAAAGATGCACCAAGCTCTGTTGCATTCAAACATGACCTTATGAGGGGGCTCAAAAGAGACCAGTCTTTTATATTAATGGAACAAACACCAAGCCAGACAAACTGGCAGTGGTACAACTCCGCAAAAAGACCTGGTATGATAAGGCTTTTGAGCTATCATGCAATTGCACACGGAGCTGATTCTGTGCTGTATTTCCAGTGGAGACAGTCGGTTGCTTCGTGTGAAAAGTTTCACTCTGCAATGGTTCCGCATGTTGGGCATCTTGAGACGAGGGTGAGCAAGGAGCTTAAAAAGATTGGCGACGAACTTTTGCTTCTTGATGAGATTTTGGAGTCAACAACTAAGAGCGAGGTTGCACTTTTATTTGACTGGGAAAACTGGTGGGCGCTTGAAGAGAGTATGGGATTTAGAAATGATATATCTTACCTTGAACATGTAGATGCGTACTACAGAGCTCTATATAAGTTGAAAACAAATGTGGATGTTGTTGACCCGAAAGAAGATTTAACAAGGTACAAGCTTGTTGTTGCACCACTTTTGTATCTTCTTGACGAAGAAAGTGCAAAGAACATAGAAAACTATGTAAAAAACGGCGGAATATTTATTACAACATATCTATCAGGACTTGTTGATGAAAATGACAGAGTAATTCTTGGCGGCTATCCGGGTTGGTTTAGGAAACTCTGTGGTATCTGGGTTGAGGAGATTGATGCGCTTTTCCCTGATATGAAAAATGCTATTATACTTGAAAAACCTATAGGTATGCTTGACGGAAAATACGAATGTGATTTTATCTGCGACGTTATTCACCTTGAAGGTGCAAGGGCGCTTGCTCACTATGAACAGGATTATTACAGCAAAATGCCGGCAGTTGTTGAAAATGATTATGGAAATGGAAAGGCAATTTATATTGGAACAAGACCAGAGCAAAGGTTTATAGAAGGTCTTGTTAAGTTCTACGCTGAAAAGGCTGGTGTACAACCAATATTACCTGTGCCAGAAGGTGTTGAAGTAACAAAAAGAGAAAAAAATGGGAATGAATATGTGTTTCTTTTGAATTTCAATGGTTATGATGTAAATATTGAGCTTAAAGATGAGTATTATGAGTTGATAACACAGAAGGTTTTGGGCGGAAAAGCTACTCTTGCATCCAAAGAGGTTATGATACTAAGAAGATTAAAAGGTTAA